In a single window of the Natronorubrum halophilum genome:
- a CDS encoding pyridoxal-phosphate-dependent aminotransferase family protein: MRFTPGPTTVPPPVKEAMAETQPNPDIEPAFAERYTEVCAKLAEVYGTDDDVVVLGGEGILGLEAAIASLVAPGDRALCVSNGLYGDGFADFVESYDGDPELVSAPYDEGYDLEAVETALEEAAAAGEPFALATMVHCETPTGTLNDLGPVLDLLDDHGVLSVVDAVSSLGGTPVPTDRIDVCLGASQKCFSAPPGLTTAAISERAWTAMEERDPSSLYTNFLPWRDVSDGFPYTHLPANVAALDTALDRLLEEDLETVFACHEEAAERCRERGSELGLDPYPDPERCSPTVTAFSLPGDAKRVQRRVAAEADIVLATGLGDLTDDVLRLGHMGYNADLEKVDRAMDAVAAVLE; this comes from the coding sequence ATGAGGTTCACGCCAGGACCGACGACGGTTCCGCCGCCGGTCAAAGAGGCGATGGCCGAAACGCAACCGAACCCGGACATCGAACCCGCGTTCGCCGAACGCTACACCGAGGTCTGTGCAAAGCTCGCGGAGGTATACGGGACGGACGACGACGTCGTCGTACTCGGCGGCGAGGGAATCCTCGGTCTCGAGGCGGCGATCGCCTCGCTGGTCGCACCCGGCGACCGCGCGCTCTGTGTCTCCAACGGACTCTACGGCGACGGCTTCGCGGATTTCGTCGAGTCGTACGACGGGGATCCCGAACTCGTCTCCGCGCCGTACGACGAGGGGTACGACCTCGAAGCCGTCGAGACGGCGCTCGAGGAGGCGGCGGCCGCCGGCGAGCCGTTCGCGCTGGCGACGATGGTTCACTGCGAGACGCCCACCGGGACGCTCAACGATCTGGGACCCGTGCTGGATCTGCTCGACGATCACGGTGTGTTGAGCGTCGTGGACGCCGTCTCGTCGCTCGGGGGAACGCCGGTGCCGACCGATCGAATCGACGTCTGTCTCGGCGCGTCCCAGAAGTGTTTCAGCGCGCCGCCGGGACTGACGACCGCCGCGATCAGCGAGCGGGCCTGGACGGCGATGGAAGAGCGCGATCCGTCCTCGCTGTACACGAACTTCCTCCCGTGGCGGGACGTCTCCGACGGGTTCCCGTACACGCATCTCCCCGCGAACGTGGCCGCGCTCGACACGGCGCTCGATCGCCTGCTCGAGGAGGATCTCGAGACCGTCTTCGCGTGCCACGAGGAAGCCGCCGAGCGGTGCCGAGAGCGGGGATCCGAACTCGGACTCGACCCGTATCCCGACCCCGAACGGTGTTCGCCGACCGTGACGGCGTTTTCCCTCCCGGGCGACGCGAAGCGAGTGCAGCGGCGGGTCGCGGCGGAAGCGGACATCGTGTTGGCGACCGGACTCGGCGACCTGACCGACGACGTCCTTCGGCTCGGTCACATGGGATACAACGCGGACCTCGAGAAGGTGGATCGGGCGATGGACGCAGTGGCGGCCGTTCTGGAGTGA
- a CDS encoding HAD family hydrolase, whose translation MQYDAVLFDFDGVVVETPSSRRMGDALSRAYEKLERTGPAAETLQELMQGDFELIADRCRRLEIETDVFCTQAARELIRTQLSEIERGLRSVYDDVTAVRSLEHPLGIVSDNHPTVVTGVLDRFGLRSLFETVHGCPLTPDGLARRKPDPTNIDRAMDLLEARSALYVGDRAVDVRAAHNAGIDSVLLSRSSGSSELEDEAPEATPTYHCTSLTQLPGILK comes from the coding sequence ATGCAGTACGACGCGGTCCTGTTTGATTTCGATGGCGTCGTGGTCGAGACACCCTCCTCGCGACGGATGGGTGATGCACTCAGCCGAGCGTACGAAAAACTCGAGCGAACCGGTCCGGCAGCGGAGACGCTGCAGGAGCTGATGCAGGGCGATTTCGAGTTGATCGCCGACCGCTGTCGCCGACTCGAGATCGAGACGGACGTCTTCTGTACGCAGGCTGCACGCGAACTGATCCGAACCCAGCTCTCGGAGATCGAGCGCGGGCTTCGCTCGGTCTACGACGACGTGACGGCCGTTCGATCGCTCGAGCACCCGCTCGGGATCGTGAGCGATAACCACCCGACCGTGGTCACGGGAGTGCTCGATCGGTTCGGCCTTCGGTCGCTGTTCGAGACCGTCCACGGCTGCCCGCTGACGCCGGACGGACTCGCCCGACGCAAGCCCGATCCGACGAACATCGATCGCGCTATGGACCTCCTCGAGGCCCGGTCGGCACTGTACGTCGGCGACCGGGCGGTCGACGTGCGGGCGGCTCACAACGCCGGAATCGACTCGGTGTTGCTCTCGCGCTCGAGCGGGAGTTCGGAACTCGAGGACGAGGCTCCCGAGGCGACCCCCACCTACCACTGCACCTCGCTCACACAACTGCCGGGGATTCTCAAGTAG
- the gvpA gene encoding gas vesicle protein GvpA — MASPQRRPDSSSLAEVLDRILDKGVVIDVWARVSVVGIELLTIEARVVVASVDTFLHYAEEIAKIEQATAEGDLEDLEDLEVETRPESSPQSAAE, encoded by the coding sequence ATGGCATCACCACAACGGAGACCCGACTCCTCGAGTCTCGCAGAGGTGCTGGACCGCATCCTCGACAAGGGCGTCGTCATCGACGTCTGGGCGCGCGTCTCGGTCGTCGGGATCGAGTTGCTGACGATCGAAGCCCGCGTCGTCGTGGCGTCGGTCGACACCTTCCTGCACTACGCGGAGGAGATCGCGAAGATCGAACAAGCCACCGCGGAGGGCGACCTCGAAGATCTGGAGGACCTCGAAGTCGAGACGCGGCCGGAATCGTCGCCCCAATCGGCGGCCGAGTAA
- a CDS encoding CBS domain-containing protein, with translation MELPTPADLRQRRTELGLTQSELADTADVSQPLIARIEGGDVDPRLSTLRRIVNALEKAESDVVRASDLMNEAVVSVAPDSAVKAAARKMEEEAYSQLAVIQDGIPVGSISQSDLVHLDSEARDEPIEEHMSESFPTVSQDATLDEISNLLEHYKAVMITEAGETVGIITEADIAARFS, from the coding sequence ATGGAACTTCCGACGCCCGCGGATCTGCGCCAGCGCCGAACCGAACTCGGGCTGACCCAGAGCGAACTCGCGGACACGGCCGACGTCTCCCAGCCGTTGATCGCCCGGATCGAAGGCGGGGACGTCGATCCCCGACTATCGACGCTCCGTCGAATCGTCAACGCACTCGAGAAGGCCGAAAGCGACGTCGTGCGCGCTTCCGACCTGATGAACGAGGCCGTCGTCAGCGTCGCGCCCGACAGCGCGGTCAAAGCCGCGGCGCGAAAAATGGAGGAGGAGGCCTACTCGCAACTGGCGGTCATTCAGGACGGGATCCCCGTGGGCTCGATCAGCCAGAGCGACCTCGTCCACCTCGATTCGGAGGCTCGAGACGAACCCATCGAAGAACACATGAGCGAGAGCTTTCCGACGGTCTCGCAAGACGCGACGTTAGACGAGATCAGCAACCTGCTCGAGCACTACAAGGCGGTGATGATCACCGAGGCCGGCGAAACGGTCGGGATCATCACCGAAGCGGATATCGCCGCGCGGTTTTCCTGA
- a CDS encoding DUF555 domain-containing protein, translated as MGNYLVAMEAAWLVRDVEAIDDAIGVAVSEAGKRLNSENMDYVEVEVGATGCPACGEPFDSAFIAADTALVGLGLEMEVFNAEGEEHASRIAKSEVGGALRDVPLSVVEIMETPEDED; from the coding sequence ATGGGAAACTATCTCGTCGCGATGGAAGCCGCGTGGCTGGTTCGTGACGTCGAAGCGATCGACGACGCGATCGGCGTCGCCGTCAGCGAAGCCGGAAAACGACTCAACAGCGAAAACATGGACTACGTCGAAGTCGAGGTCGGTGCGACGGGCTGTCCGGCCTGCGGCGAACCCTTCGACTCCGCCTTTATCGCGGCCGACACCGCACTCGTCGGACTCGGTCTCGAGATGGAGGTCTTCAACGCCGAGGGCGAGGAACACGCCTCCAGAATCGCGAAGAGCGAGGTCGGCGGCGCGTTGCGGGACGTCCCGCTGAGCGTCGTCGAGATCATGGAAACGCCCGAGGACGAGGACTGA
- a CDS encoding MmgE/PrpD family protein, whose translation MTTLELAEFVQKTDYDDLSSETRDALKRRVLDSVGIAIAAEVADPTQVVYRTVRDLEAEGECTLWGRDAAASPVQAAMHNTALTRYLDYMDSFLAPNETPHPSDNLGAVVAAGEYDDRSGAELLSGLAIAYEIQAELAWNAPVRDRGFDHVTHTVISAAAGASKLLGLDAAETRNAIGIAGTAHNALRVTRTGGINEWKGIASANAARNAVYSAMLAKNGMDGPRNLFEGQKGWQEVISGEFDVDLTPGERVHDTMTKRYVAETYAQSAVEGVIELADRETLDPDDIAGIKLETFGGAKLIIGGGEGNRYEVENRAQADHSLPYMLATALIDRDLSLEQYEPERIRREDVQELLRVVDVSEDSELTERFENGEMPAVIDVTTDDGTTYRIEKDAFRGHPLDPMGWDGLEAKFDAITEGHIADGRRDDIVETIKTLEDHDVSELTALLA comes from the coding sequence ATGACGACGCTCGAACTCGCGGAATTCGTCCAGAAAACCGACTACGACGACCTCTCGTCGGAGACGCGCGACGCGCTAAAACGACGCGTTCTCGACTCGGTCGGCATCGCCATCGCCGCGGAGGTCGCCGACCCGACGCAGGTGGTGTATCGAACCGTGCGAGACCTCGAGGCGGAGGGAGAGTGTACGCTCTGGGGCCGAGACGCCGCCGCCTCGCCGGTACAGGCGGCGATGCACAACACGGCGCTGACGCGGTACCTCGATTACATGGATTCGTTCCTAGCACCGAACGAGACGCCACATCCGAGCGACAACCTGGGAGCCGTCGTCGCCGCCGGGGAGTACGACGACCGATCGGGAGCGGAACTGCTCTCCGGACTCGCGATCGCCTACGAGATCCAGGCCGAACTCGCGTGGAACGCTCCCGTTCGCGACCGCGGGTTCGATCACGTCACCCACACCGTCATCTCGGCGGCCGCCGGCGCGTCAAAACTGCTCGGACTCGACGCAGCGGAGACTCGAAACGCCATCGGTATCGCCGGGACCGCCCACAACGCCCTGCGAGTGACGCGAACCGGCGGGATCAACGAGTGGAAGGGGATCGCGTCAGCGAACGCGGCCCGCAACGCGGTCTACTCGGCGATGCTCGCGAAAAACGGGATGGACGGTCCGCGAAACCTCTTCGAGGGCCAGAAGGGGTGGCAGGAGGTGATCTCGGGCGAGTTCGACGTCGATCTGACGCCCGGCGAGCGCGTCCACGACACGATGACCAAACGTTACGTCGCGGAGACGTACGCCCAGTCGGCCGTCGAGGGGGTGATCGAACTCGCCGACCGCGAGACGCTGGATCCGGACGACATCGCGGGGATCAAACTCGAGACCTTCGGCGGCGCGAAACTCATCATCGGCGGCGGGGAGGGGAACCGGTACGAGGTCGAAAACAGGGCGCAAGCGGACCACTCGCTGCCGTACATGCTCGCGACGGCGCTGATCGACCGGGACCTCTCGCTCGAGCAGTACGAACCCGAGCGCATCCGGCGCGAGGACGTTCAGGAATTGCTCCGCGTCGTCGACGTGAGCGAGGATTCCGAACTCACCGAGCGCTTCGAAAACGGCGAGATGCCGGCCGTTATCGACGTGACGACGGACGACGGCACCACCTACCGGATCGAGAAGGACGCCTTCCGCGGTCACCCGCTCGATCCGATGGGGTGGGACGGTCTGGAGGCGAAGTTCGACGCGATCACCGAGGGGCACATCGCGGACGGTCGACGCGACGACATCGTCGAGACGATCAAAACCCTCGAGGATCACGACGTCTCGGAGCTGACGGCGCTGCTCGCCTGA
- a CDS encoding phosphosulfolactate synthase has product MSDRAFDFLHVNDRGEKPRENGITEIRGPYYDPMGPRELRDILETMGEYVDIYKFSGGSFALMPEDVVRELIGICHEHDVLVSTGGFIEHVLIRDYEQVDRYVEEAADIGFDVVEVSSGFLAIDVDDMVALTELVQDHGLKAKPEINVQFGAGGASSVEDLESETAIDPTSAIEEGKRHLEAGAYKVMVESEGITEQVRDWRTDVAFKIADGLGVENCVFEAADPEVFEWYIKQFGPKVNLFVDNSQIVELECMRSGLWGKKSSWGRIASYERDED; this is encoded by the coding sequence ATGTCCGATCGCGCATTCGACTTCCTGCACGTCAACGACCGCGGCGAAAAGCCTCGAGAAAACGGTATCACCGAAATCCGCGGCCCGTACTACGACCCGATGGGGCCGCGAGAGCTTCGAGACATCCTCGAGACGATGGGCGAGTACGTCGACATCTACAAGTTCTCCGGCGGATCGTTCGCGCTGATGCCCGAAGACGTCGTCCGAGAGCTGATCGGAATCTGCCACGAACACGACGTGCTAGTCTCGACGGGCGGTTTCATCGAACACGTGCTGATTCGGGACTACGAGCAGGTGGACCGCTACGTCGAGGAAGCCGCCGATATCGGCTTCGACGTCGTCGAGGTCTCGAGCGGTTTTCTCGCGATCGACGTCGACGACATGGTCGCGCTCACGGAACTCGTCCAGGACCACGGGCTGAAGGCCAAACCGGAGATCAACGTCCAGTTCGGTGCCGGCGGTGCCTCGAGCGTCGAGGACCTCGAGTCCGAGACGGCGATCGATCCGACGAGCGCGATCGAGGAAGGGAAGCGCCACTTAGAGGCCGGCGCGTACAAAGTCATGGTCGAATCCGAGGGGATCACCGAGCAGGTACGCGACTGGCGAACCGACGTGGCGTTCAAGATCGCGGACGGTCTCGGCGTCGAAAACTGCGTCTTCGAAGCCGCGGACCCCGAGGTCTTCGAGTGGTACATCAAGCAGTTCGGTCCGAAGGTGAACCTGTTCGTCGACAACTCACAGATCGTCGAACTCGAGTGCATGCGCTCGGGACTGTGGGGCAAGAAGTCCTCGTGGGGACGGATCGCGAGCTACGAGCGCGACGAAGACTGA
- a CDS encoding uracil-xanthine permease family protein: MSNEPNGGIQLEYELDDKPPWPKSILLGLQHVAVMIVPATAVAFIVAGDVGLSGPDTAYIVQMVLLFSGLATIVQAYTVGPVGARLPIVMGSSFTFVGASISIGIDYGMAAVFGAILVTGFAVEGLIGWQFKRIKPFFPPLVTGLVVVIIGLYLIPVGMDYAAGGVGADDYGAVHNIGLAALVLATAVGLNLFTRGVARLLSILAAIVVGYVVAVVIGLVDFSPIGESAWVAIPSPTRFGFEFEPIAIVTFAFLFLVSAMETVGDMSGVTAAEGRNPTNEEFRGGLFNDGILSSFGAIFAAFPITSFSQNVGIVNFTGVMSRHVVGICGVILAILGLSPRVGAAVTTIPSAVFGGAVLLMAGMVAASGVRLIVTHTALGRRNMVIVAVSLGLGLGVATTPEALQGLPTAAETFFGQPVILTALSALLLNTFVPGEQSPLFDAAPADPVVDPEAATTGSSDD; encoded by the coding sequence ATGTCGAACGAACCGAACGGGGGCATTCAGTTGGAATACGAACTCGACGATAAACCGCCGTGGCCGAAGTCGATTCTCCTCGGCTTACAGCACGTGGCGGTCATGATCGTCCCGGCGACGGCGGTCGCGTTCATCGTCGCCGGCGACGTCGGACTCAGCGGTCCCGACACGGCGTACATCGTACAGATGGTCCTCCTGTTCTCGGGACTGGCGACCATCGTACAGGCGTACACCGTCGGCCCGGTCGGCGCGCGACTGCCGATCGTGATGGGCTCGAGTTTCACCTTCGTCGGTGCGTCGATATCGATCGGGATCGACTACGGGATGGCCGCCGTCTTCGGTGCTATTCTCGTCACCGGGTTCGCGGTCGAGGGACTCATCGGCTGGCAGTTCAAACGCATCAAACCGTTCTTCCCGCCGCTCGTCACCGGGCTCGTCGTCGTCATCATCGGTCTCTATCTCATCCCCGTCGGCATGGACTACGCCGCCGGTGGGGTCGGCGCGGACGACTACGGCGCGGTTCACAACATCGGTCTGGCCGCGCTCGTCCTGGCCACCGCCGTCGGTCTCAACCTGTTCACTCGAGGCGTCGCGCGCCTGTTGAGCATCCTCGCGGCGATCGTCGTCGGCTACGTCGTCGCCGTCGTGATCGGCCTCGTCGACTTCTCGCCGATCGGCGAGTCGGCCTGGGTCGCCATCCCGTCGCCCACTCGGTTCGGCTTCGAGTTCGAGCCGATCGCGATCGTCACGTTCGCCTTCCTCTTTCTCGTCTCCGCGATGGAGACCGTCGGCGACATGTCCGGCGTCACGGCCGCCGAAGGGCGAAACCCGACGAACGAGGAGTTCCGCGGCGGCCTGTTCAACGACGGCATCCTGAGTTCGTTCGGGGCCATCTTCGCCGCGTTCCCGATCACGTCGTTCTCCCAGAACGTCGGTATCGTCAACTTCACCGGCGTGATGAGCCGCCACGTCGTCGGAATCTGTGGCGTGATTCTCGCGATCCTCGGCCTGAGCCCGAGGGTGGGTGCCGCCGTCACCACCATCCCCAGCGCCGTCTTCGGCGGTGCCGTCTTGCTCATGGCCGGCATGGTCGCCGCCAGCGGCGTTCGACTGATCGTCACGCACACCGCCCTCGGCCGTCGGAACATGGTCATCGTCGCCGTCTCGCTCGGTCTCGGACTCGGCGTCGCGACGACGCCCGAGGCCCTTCAGGGCCTTCCCACTGCGGCAGAGACGTTCTTCGGCCAACCCGTCATCCTGACCGCGCTGTCCGCCCTGTTGCTCAACACGTTCGTCCCCGGCGAGCAGAGCCCCCTGTTCGACGCCGCGCCGGCGGACCCCGTCGTGGATCCCGAGGCCGCGACGACCGGCTCCAGCGACGATTAG
- the hpt gene encoding hypoxanthine/guanine phosphoribosyltransferase translates to MEKLLESLDDAPIIDKDGYEYLVHPISNGVPMLDPALLREVVIEVMQTADLDVDKIVAPEAMGIHLATALSLQTDIPLVVIRKRPYGLDGEVSLHQQTGYSESEMYINDVESGDRVLIVDDMLSTGGTLASICTALDDIGADIVDIVVVMRKVGPSALDETAFEATSLIDITVEDGEVTVH, encoded by the coding sequence ATGGAGAAACTCCTCGAGTCGCTCGACGATGCGCCGATTATCGACAAAGACGGCTACGAATATCTCGTCCATCCGATCAGCAACGGCGTCCCGATGCTCGATCCGGCCCTCTTGCGAGAGGTCGTCATCGAGGTCATGCAGACGGCCGATCTGGACGTGGACAAGATCGTCGCCCCCGAAGCGATGGGCATTCACCTCGCGACGGCGCTCTCGCTCCAGACCGACATTCCGCTGGTCGTGATCCGCAAGCGACCGTACGGCCTCGACGGTGAGGTCTCGTTGCACCAACAGACCGGCTACTCGGAGTCGGAGATGTACATCAACGATGTCGAATCCGGCGACCGCGTCCTCATCGTCGACGACATGCTCTCGACGGGCGGCACGCTGGCCTCCATCTGTACCGCGCTGGACGACATCGGGGCCGATATCGTCGACATCGTCGTCGTGATGCGGAAGGTCGGACCGTCCGCACTCGACGAGACGGCGTTCGAGGCGACGAGCCTCATCGACATCACCGTCGAAGACGGCGAAGTCACCGTTCACTAA
- a CDS encoding sodium:calcium antiporter has translation MRWRSLGTIGLAASLTVPWMVVWLTSAYGGSVLGPLSTIGTVAASGVSILGAAFLLAWAAETAEKDVPRAFAIAVLAVLAVAPEYAVDALYAWNAGQFAGTERGIEAGNLAVANMTGANRILIGLGWSGIALFTIFRRAADADPAVEDRRGFWTDAVTVDRDLSLEIVFLLLATGWAFLVPFNGGIDIFDMAFLVGLYVVYIAIVLRGDVEHSDIHTGVPAYLQSFARPLRIASVVLLFVYSGLVIFVAVEPFAHGLEELGTGAGIPAFFMIQWIAPLASESPELIVVAYLVNKTRSTAGFNALISSKLNQWTLLIGTLVLVYSLALGRYGALPFDAKQMAEIWLTAAQSFFAIAILIDFEITVREAIALLVLFLSQVLLEFAMIRELVTVPFSSYEMLLAYSAVYILLGLALFIHRRAEFRYVLERTAGTVSSAVSGRERPQRADD, from the coding sequence ATGAGGTGGCGATCACTGGGAACGATCGGGTTGGCCGCCTCGCTGACCGTGCCGTGGATGGTCGTCTGGCTGACGTCCGCGTACGGCGGATCGGTGCTCGGCCCCCTCTCGACGATCGGAACGGTCGCGGCCAGCGGTGTGTCGATCCTCGGCGCCGCGTTCCTGCTCGCGTGGGCGGCCGAAACCGCCGAGAAAGACGTCCCTCGAGCGTTCGCGATCGCCGTCCTCGCGGTGCTGGCGGTCGCCCCCGAGTACGCGGTCGACGCCCTCTACGCCTGGAACGCGGGACAGTTCGCGGGGACCGAACGCGGGATCGAGGCGGGCAACCTCGCCGTCGCCAACATGACCGGCGCCAACCGGATCCTCATCGGCCTCGGCTGGTCCGGCATCGCCCTCTTTACCATCTTTCGCCGGGCGGCGGACGCGGATCCCGCCGTCGAGGATCGTCGCGGATTCTGGACGGACGCCGTCACGGTCGATCGCGACCTCAGCCTCGAGATCGTCTTCCTCCTGCTGGCGACGGGCTGGGCGTTTCTGGTGCCGTTTAACGGCGGCATCGACATCTTCGATATGGCGTTTCTGGTGGGACTGTACGTCGTCTACATCGCGATCGTACTCCGCGGCGACGTCGAACACAGCGACATACATACCGGGGTCCCGGCGTACCTCCAGTCGTTTGCCAGGCCGCTGCGGATCGCCAGCGTCGTCCTGTTGTTCGTCTACTCCGGGCTGGTGATCTTCGTCGCCGTCGAACCGTTCGCCCACGGTCTCGAGGAACTGGGGACGGGAGCCGGGATCCCGGCCTTCTTCATGATCCAGTGGATCGCGCCGTTGGCCTCCGAGTCGCCGGAACTCATCGTCGTCGCCTACCTGGTCAACAAGACGCGATCGACGGCGGGCTTCAACGCCCTGATCTCGTCAAAACTCAATCAGTGGACCCTGCTCATCGGTACGCTCGTCCTCGTCTACTCCCTCGCGTTGGGGCGGTACGGCGCGCTGCCGTTCGATGCGAAACAGATGGCCGAAATCTGGCTCACGGCGGCCCAGTCGTTCTTCGCCATCGCCATCCTGATCGACTTCGAGATCACGGTCCGAGAAGCGATCGCACTGCTGGTGCTCTTTCTCTCGCAAGTGCTCCTCGAGTTCGCCATGATCCGCGAACTCGTGACCGTGCCGTTTTCGAGTTACGAGATGCTTCTCGCGTACAGCGCCGTCTACATCCTCCTCGGACTGGCGCTGTTCATCCACCGGCGAGCGGAGTTCCGCTACGTCCTCGAGCGAACCGCGGGGACGGTCAGCAGCGCCGTCTCGGGACGGGAGCGACCACAGCGCGCCGACGATTGA
- a CDS encoding DJ-1/PfpI family protein yields MTAHKILLLAGDFVEDYEVMVPFQALQMVGYDVHAVCPEKEAGDTCPTAIHDFEGDQTYTEKPGHNFELNHDFDAVDPADYDALVVPGGRAPEYLRTYDEVIEIVQHFFEADKPVASLCHGVQILAAADVLEGRTCTGYPALEADVRGAGGDWTNEVTRDDTLVTGQAWPDHPEWLAEFLDCLGTDIDHADTAPAAADD; encoded by the coding sequence ATGACAGCACACAAGATCCTGCTCCTCGCCGGCGATTTCGTCGAGGACTACGAGGTAATGGTACCGTTTCAGGCGCTCCAGATGGTCGGCTACGACGTCCACGCGGTCTGTCCCGAAAAGGAGGCCGGCGACACCTGTCCGACGGCCATCCACGACTTCGAGGGTGACCAGACGTACACGGAAAAGCCGGGGCACAACTTCGAATTGAATCACGATTTCGACGCCGTCGATCCCGCCGACTACGACGCGCTCGTCGTGCCGGGCGGCCGCGCGCCCGAGTACCTTCGAACGTACGACGAGGTCATCGAAATCGTCCAACACTTCTTCGAGGCGGACAAGCCCGTCGCGTCGCTCTGCCACGGCGTCCAGATCCTCGCCGCGGCCGACGTCCTCGAGGGACGCACCTGTACCGGCTATCCGGCGCTCGAGGCCGACGTCCGCGGTGCCGGCGGGGACTGGACGAACGAGGTAACGCGCGACGACACCCTCGTGACGGGACAGGCGTGGCCGGATCACCCCGAGTGGTTGGCCGAATTCCTCGACTGCCTCGGCACCGATATCGACCACGCCGACACCGCTCCGGCGGCCGCGGACGACTGA
- the dnaJ gene encoding molecular chaperone DnaJ, translating to MSEDFYDALGVSSDASTEDIKQAYREKATEYHPDVSDDPDAEEKFKRIQKAKQVLTDEEKRQAYDRMGHDRYEQAEKHGFDASEGGAGGGMGGGPFGGMGGGGMGGGGLGDIFEQVFGGGGGRGRRRPQKGRDLRTELEIDLEEAYEGAQKQFTVERPEECDTCEGAGHPPDADAQTCPECQGRGQVTQVQQTPLGRVQQTTTCRRCEGDGTLYSETCSECRGEGYVRNEASLSVEVPAGIQGGQTLRMEREGAPSPEGSRRGDLLIDVSVRDHDEFERDGDDLQYRLPISFPQATFGDTIEVPTLDGSVELEVPRGTQSGETFRLEDKGMPRLRGRGQGDLYVQVQIVTPESLNEEQRDALEAFAEAGGDEIEVKEGFFEKIKRAF from the coding sequence ATGAGCGAGGACTTCTACGACGCGCTCGGTGTGAGCTCCGACGCGTCGACCGAGGATATCAAACAGGCGTATCGGGAGAAGGCGACGGAGTACCATCCGGACGTCAGCGACGACCCTGACGCCGAGGAGAAGTTCAAGAGAATACAGAAGGCGAAGCAGGTCCTCACCGACGAGGAAAAGCGTCAGGCCTACGACCGGATGGGGCACGACCGGTACGAACAGGCCGAAAAGCACGGCTTCGACGCCAGCGAAGGCGGCGCCGGCGGCGGCATGGGTGGCGGCCCGTTCGGTGGTATGGGCGGCGGCGGAATGGGCGGCGGCGGTCTCGGCGACATTTTTGAGCAGGTCTTCGGCGGCGGTGGCGGCCGCGGTCGGCGTCGTCCGCAGAAGGGTCGCGACCTGCGAACCGAACTCGAGATCGACCTCGAGGAGGCCTACGAGGGGGCGCAAAAGCAGTTCACCGTCGAGCGTCCCGAGGAGTGTGACACCTGCGAGGGCGCGGGGCACCCGCCGGATGCGGACGCCCAGACCTGTCCGGAGTGTCAGGGTCGCGGGCAGGTGACCCAGGTTCAGCAGACGCCGCTGGGTCGGGTGCAACAAACGACCACGTGCCGGCGCTGTGAGGGTGACGGGACGCTCTACTCCGAGACCTGCAGCGAGTGTCGCGGCGAGGGCTACGTCCGCAACGAGGCGTCGCTGAGCGTTGAAGTGCCGGCGGGGATCCAGGGCGGCCAGACCCTCCGGATGGAACGCGAGGGTGCGCCCAGTCCCGAAGGCAGCCGCCGCGGCGATCTGCTGATCGACGTTTCGGTCCGCGACCACGACGAGTTCGAACGCGACGGCGACGACCTGCAGTACCGACTCCCCATTTCGTTCCCGCAGGCTACCTTCGGGGACACCATCGAGGTGCCGACGCTCGACGGGTCCGTCGAACTCGAGGTTCCCAGGGGAACCCAGAGCGGCGAGACCTTCCGCCTCGAGGACAAGGGAATGCCTCGCCTCCGCGGCCGCGGCCAGGGCGACCTCTACGTGCAGGTTCAGATCGTCACTCCCGAGAGTCTAAACGAAGAACAGCGGGATGCACTCGAGGCGTTCGCCGAGGCCGGCGGCGACGAGATCGAGGTCAAGGAAGGCTTCTTCGAGAAGATCAAGCGGGCGTTCTAA